A genomic segment from Pseudomonas sp. S09G 359 encodes:
- a CDS encoding ImcF-related family protein, with protein sequence MKRFSAWIVILCLLVVGGLLIWVDNPLAHTMNEAARLQWSAVLLIACLIFLFLDSLAGVANKALGTMAFASRWKGRLLVHDKSAPEVHDPEATKRLKVYLRDQYGLFWRRKVRFLLVIGEPAEIEAIAPTLAKQQWLESQGTVLLWGGSAQSTLDQSFPKKWSGLSHSRALDGVVWALNTTQAADDAAMGKGASQLRSLARCLHWQLPLYLWQVCDSLWSQDTRQVQPVGCQLSERFTPARLEAALTDLVEPLRREGITQMNTVMEHDFLLRLSQGLRDEGIACWRHTLAPLAGEFARGVPLRGLWFSLPVQPAQHEMGNHWPVSPVWHGVLGDNTSHRRLGWSAPRVGYALVLGLAVVGTLGLLLSFASNRAQIAQVQTSLAAMQQSGSNDEQVSALNELVRELARLDYRAEHGTPWYQRFGLNQNQNLLDTFWPRYVEANNRLIRDPAAAQLQRQLNALISLPPGSEQRAERAQSAYEQLKAYLMMARPEKADDSFLSKALGNAEPLRDGVSPGLWQSLAPNLWQFYSEHLAAHPAWAITPDPALVAQARRVLLSQLGQRNAETTLYQQILDTAAHQYPELYLQSMLSDTDAQALFYTDASVPGVFTRQAWEGQIRQAIDDIASARREEIDWVLSDNQADIATELTPDELRERLTERYFQDYASAWLSFLNSLRWQQAGSLDEVIDQLTLMSDVRQSPLIALMNTVAYQGQAGTRTQALADSLVKSAQKLIGQDNAPVIDQMAQIPSGPLDATFGPLLALLGKGPEGKTGADNLSLQAFLTRVTRVRLKLQQVNNAPDPLEMTQALAQTVFQGRSIDLTDTQSYGSLMAASLGAEWSGAAQTLFVQPLEHAWQRVLQPSAAGINSQWQRSIVNHWNDAFASRYPFAATASDTSLPMLGQMIRADSGRIEQFLQRQLSGVLRKEGNRWVADPRHSQGLRFTPHFLTAINQLSDLADVLYTDGGMGLSFELQGKAVRDVVQTTFILNGDKHHYFNQKESWQRFNWPGRSDYAGASLSWTSVHTGERLFGDYPGTWGLIRLLEKAQVTPLDDGDSRYRMVLKAPDGLSLVWHLRTELDAGPLALLKLRGFKLPQQIFLSEYVADNGGFQ encoded by the coding sequence ATGAAGAGATTCAGTGCCTGGATCGTGATCCTTTGTTTGTTAGTCGTTGGCGGCCTGTTGATTTGGGTCGATAACCCGTTGGCCCATACAATGAATGAGGCTGCTAGATTGCAATGGTCGGCAGTGCTGTTGATTGCCTGCTTGATATTTCTGTTCCTCGACAGCCTCGCTGGTGTGGCTAATAAGGCGCTGGGAACGATGGCTTTTGCCTCTCGCTGGAAGGGCAGGCTCTTAGTTCACGATAAGTCCGCTCCCGAGGTCCATGACCCCGAAGCAACCAAGCGGCTGAAGGTGTACTTGCGCGACCAGTACGGCCTCTTCTGGCGCCGCAAAGTCCGCTTCCTGCTAGTCATCGGCGAACCCGCCGAAATCGAAGCCATCGCCCCAACCCTGGCCAAACAACAGTGGCTGGAAAGCCAAGGCACCGTCCTACTCTGGGGCGGTAGCGCCCAGTCCACATTGGATCAGTCCTTCCCGAAAAAATGGAGCGGCCTAAGCCACTCGCGAGCACTGGACGGCGTCGTCTGGGCCCTGAACACAACCCAAGCCGCCGACGATGCTGCGATGGGCAAGGGCGCCTCCCAGTTACGCAGCCTGGCCCGGTGCCTTCACTGGCAGTTGCCGTTATACCTATGGCAGGTCTGCGACAGCCTATGGTCGCAGGACACCCGACAGGTGCAACCGGTCGGCTGCCAGTTGTCCGAACGTTTCACCCCCGCGCGATTGGAAGCGGCGCTGACTGATTTGGTCGAGCCTCTGCGTCGTGAGGGCATAACGCAGATGAACACGGTGATGGAACATGATTTTTTGCTGCGCCTGTCTCAGGGGTTACGAGACGAGGGCATTGCCTGCTGGCGCCACACGCTGGCGCCGCTGGCCGGTGAGTTCGCCAGGGGCGTGCCGTTGCGAGGGCTGTGGTTCAGCTTGCCGGTTCAGCCTGCGCAGCACGAGATGGGAAATCACTGGCCGGTTAGCCCGGTGTGGCATGGCGTGCTCGGTGATAACACCAGCCACCGGCGGTTGGGCTGGAGTGCTCCACGTGTCGGCTATGCGTTGGTGTTGGGGTTGGCGGTAGTTGGGACGTTAGGATTGTTGCTGTCGTTCGCCAGTAACCGTGCGCAGATCGCCCAGGTGCAAACTTCATTGGCCGCAATGCAACAGTCGGGAAGCAATGATGAGCAAGTAAGCGCGCTCAACGAGCTGGTTCGTGAACTCGCACGTCTGGATTACCGCGCTGAACACGGCACGCCGTGGTACCAGCGCTTCGGTTTGAATCAGAACCAGAACCTCTTGGACACTTTTTGGCCGCGCTATGTCGAGGCCAACAACCGCTTGATCCGTGACCCCGCCGCGGCCCAATTACAACGCCAGCTCAACGCATTGATCAGCTTGCCTCCCGGCAGCGAACAGCGGGCTGAGCGCGCCCAAAGTGCCTACGAGCAATTGAAGGCTTATCTGATGATGGCGCGTCCGGAGAAAGCCGATGACAGCTTCCTGAGCAAAGCGTTGGGTAACGCTGAACCATTGCGCGACGGTGTGTCGCCGGGGCTGTGGCAGAGCTTGGCGCCCAATCTATGGCAGTTCTACAGCGAACACCTGGCGGCGCACCCAGCCTGGGCCATCACGCCCGATCCTGCACTGGTCGCCCAGGCCCGGCGAGTGCTGCTCAGTCAACTGGGCCAACGCAACGCCGAAACCACGCTGTACCAGCAGATCCTCGACACCGCCGCGCATCAATACCCTGAGCTATACCTGCAAAGCATGCTGAGTGACACCGATGCCCAGGCCCTGTTCTACACCGATGCCAGCGTGCCCGGCGTGTTCACCCGCCAGGCCTGGGAAGGCCAGATACGCCAAGCCATTGATGATATCGCTTCGGCTCGCCGCGAGGAAATCGACTGGGTACTCAGCGACAACCAGGCCGACATCGCCACCGAGCTGACGCCAGATGAACTCCGCGAACGCCTCACCGAACGCTACTTCCAGGACTACGCCAGTGCCTGGCTGAGCTTCCTCAACAGCCTGCGCTGGCAACAGGCAGGTAGCCTTGACGAAGTCATCGACCAGTTGACGTTGATGAGCGATGTACGCCAATCGCCACTGATCGCGTTGATGAACACCGTGGCCTATCAAGGCCAGGCCGGTACTCGAACCCAAGCCCTGGCCGACTCGCTGGTGAAGTCCGCACAAAAGCTGATCGGGCAGGATAATGCCCCAGTGATCGACCAGATGGCCCAGATCCCAAGCGGCCCACTGGACGCCACCTTCGGCCCGCTATTGGCGTTGCTCGGCAAAGGCCCCGAAGGCAAGACCGGCGCCGATAACCTGAGTCTCCAAGCCTTTTTAACCCGGGTAACCCGCGTACGCCTGAAGTTGCAGCAAGTCAACAACGCGCCGGACCCACTTGAAATGACCCAGGCCTTGGCGCAAACCGTGTTCCAAGGCCGCAGCATCGACCTGACCGACACTCAATCCTACGGCAGCCTGATGGCCGCGAGCTTGGGCGCGGAGTGGAGCGGGGCGGCGCAAACGTTGTTCGTGCAACCGCTGGAGCACGCCTGGCAACGGGTGCTGCAACCCTCGGCGGCGGGGATCAACAGCCAGTGGCAACGCTCGATCGTCAACCATTGGAATGATGCCTTTGCCAGCCGTTACCCCTTTGCGGCCACCGCCAGCGACACGTCGCTGCCGATGCTGGGGCAGATGATCCGCGCGGACTCCGGGCGTATCGAGCAGTTTTTACAGCGGCAATTGAGCGGTGTGTTGCGCAAGGAGGGTAACCGTTGGGTGGCCGACCCGCGCCACAGCCAGGGGCTGCGTTTCACCCCGCACTTTCTGACGGCCATCAACCAACTCAGCGACTTGGCCGATGTGCTCTACACCGATGGCGGCATGGGGCTGAGCTTTGAACTGCAAGGCAAGGCCGTGCGTGATGTGGTGCAAACCACCTTCATCCTTAACGGCGATAAACACCACTATTTCAACCAGAAGGAAAGCTGGCAGCGTTTCAACTGGCCGGGGCGTAGCGACTATGCCGGCGCGAGCCTGAGTTGGACCAGCGTGCACACCGGCGAACGGTTGTTCGGCGACTACCCCGGCACCTGGGGCCTGATCCGTCTGTTGGAAAAAGCTCAGGTCACGCCGTTGGATGATGGTGACAGCCGCTACCGCATGGTGCTCAAGGCACCCGACGGTTTGAGCCTGGTGTGGCATTTGCGCACCGAGCTGGATGCGGGGCCATTGGCGCTCCTTAAACTAAGGGGTTTCAAGCTGCCCCAGCAGATATTTCTCAGCGAGTACGTCGCTGATAACGGGGGGTTCCAATGA
- the tssA gene encoding type VI secretion system protein TssA, with translation MSLRALIARCLGERDALSVAREQALQWQPWLLPISAESAVGEDPGYDDDFQRMREEVNKLSGADAEHVAQLAQKLLTERCKDLRVATYYLWARLQKDGEVGLADGLSLLAALVERFADAVLPIRPKSRKMALEWLASGKVLDTLSLYPEVVKAEAERTAAALAWLERGLNLWPQEQRPDLAPLYAALAARLAQSGGMDALVPQNTISQDSTAAPAAPIKSGRDLLDSSRALAAYLRDQPLGWLAAHRLMKSLRWDTVHQTPPEEANGNTRLTPPRSDYRAQLKRLYLQQSWTELIEQVERIYAEGVNHFWLDLQWYQYQALSKQPAPQDRWAEIAKRDLGMFLERLPGLELLHWSDGTPFADEITRDWITQHVSGNQPQQWLPVTSVAPVAGDTDILSLEDEAVAQADSDGVDQALAWLAARPGIHTGRQRWLLRLLMARVAEQYGKGDLAIHLLGELDATAQRQALAEWEPELSFEVKARLLKLLRLKAQRTDADKPTLTQRKEALLASLVAIDPVRAAVLCG, from the coding sequence ATGAGCCTGCGCGCCTTGATCGCCCGTTGCCTGGGAGAACGCGATGCGTTGTCTGTCGCCCGTGAACAGGCCTTGCAATGGCAACCCTGGTTGCTGCCCATCAGTGCCGAATCAGCCGTCGGCGAAGACCCCGGTTACGACGATGATTTCCAGCGCATGCGCGAAGAGGTCAACAAACTCTCGGGCGCCGATGCAGAGCACGTGGCCCAACTGGCGCAGAAGCTGTTGACCGAGCGTTGCAAGGATCTGCGCGTTGCCACCTACTACCTGTGGGCACGCCTGCAGAAGGATGGCGAAGTCGGCCTGGCCGATGGCCTCAGCCTGTTGGCGGCGTTGGTAGAACGCTTTGCCGATGCGGTGCTGCCCATTCGCCCTAAGAGTCGCAAGATGGCCTTGGAATGGTTGGCCAGTGGCAAGGTGCTGGACACGCTGTCGTTGTACCCCGAGGTGGTCAAGGCCGAGGCTGAACGCACCGCCGCGGCACTCGCCTGGCTGGAGCGCGGGCTGAACCTGTGGCCGCAGGAGCAACGGCCGGACCTGGCGCCGCTGTATGCCGCCTTGGCGGCGCGGCTGGCGCAGTCCGGCGGCATGGACGCGTTGGTCCCCCAGAACACTATCAGCCAGGATTCGACTGCAGCACCTGCCGCGCCGATCAAATCCGGACGCGACCTGTTGGACAGCAGCCGCGCCTTGGCCGCCTACCTGCGCGACCAACCTCTCGGCTGGCTGGCAGCTCACCGGCTGATGAAGAGCCTGCGCTGGGACACGGTGCATCAGACCCCGCCTGAAGAGGCGAACGGTAACACCCGCCTGACCCCGCCAAGAAGTGACTACCGCGCACAACTCAAGCGCCTGTACCTGCAACAGAGCTGGACGGAGTTGATCGAGCAGGTTGAGCGTATCTATGCCGAGGGGGTCAACCATTTCTGGCTGGATTTGCAGTGGTACCAGTATCAGGCGCTGAGCAAGCAACCCGCACCGCAGGATCGCTGGGCTGAAATCGCCAAGCGTGACCTAGGCATGTTCCTGGAACGCTTGCCGGGCCTGGAACTGTTGCACTGGAGCGACGGCACCCCCTTCGCCGACGAAATCACCCGTGACTGGATCACCCAGCACGTCAGCGGCAACCAGCCCCAGCAATGGCTACCCGTTACCTCGGTGGCGCCCGTCGCTGGCGATACCGACATCTTGTCCCTGGAGGACGAGGCCGTGGCCCAGGCCGACAGCGACGGCGTGGATCAGGCACTGGCCTGGCTGGCTGCACGCCCAGGCATCCACACCGGGCGCCAACGCTGGCTGCTGCGCCTGCTGATGGCGCGGGTGGCCGAGCAATACGGCAAGGGCGACCTGGCCATTCACCTGCTGGGGGAACTGGATGCCACCGCACAACGCCAGGCCTTGGCTGAGTGGGAGCCCGAGCTGAGTTTCGAGGTCAAGGCTCGTCTGCTCAAGTTGTTGCGCCTGAAAGCGCAACGTACCGATGCCGACAAACCCACCCTGACGCAGCGTAAAGAAGCACTGCTCGCATCACTGGTGGCCATCGATCCGGTACGCGCCGCAGTGCTTTGCGGCTGA
- the tssF gene encoding type VI secretion system baseplate subunit TssF produces the protein MNTDNLTLRYFDAEMRYLREAGKEFAEAFPDRAAQLNLDKPGAQDPYVERLFEGFAFLMGRLREKLDDDLPELTEGLVSLLWPHYLRTIPSLSVVELVPELAHMKRSETVGKGFEVLSQPIGPQRTRCCYTTTQDLTLQPLALESVRLAHEPDGRSLLRLRFTCGALTDWSEIDLSRLPLYLNADAPLASALHQALTLNTQALYVRLAGKQERQVLEGHFAAKGFADEDRLWPKGDSAFSGYQLLLEYFTFREKFMFVTLCGLEQLNLTAAIPWFELDVVLREAWPHEFSVSSEHIRLHAVPVINLFPLEADPMTLAPLETDYLLRPMRLQDGHTEIYSVDQVTSANNAVRHDYVPFSSFRHKGGMLRDDAPERYFHTRLKRSANGLHDTWLILGGDGFDKDLLQGSDSLSLRLTGTNGQLPRKALQSTLLDTVASSTQASLRVRNLCAPTQPCYPPNRDRFHWRVLSHLGSNFLPMLDNAEVLRGTLALYDWTGSELNRRRLAAIAEVRHHLVQRFEKGFLLRGVDIEITLDANGFSGEGDISLFGEMLNRFFALYADIHLYTQLTLILQPTGKCLRWNENHSQRIPG, from the coding sequence GTGAACACGGACAATCTGACTCTGCGTTACTTCGACGCCGAAATGCGCTACCTGCGCGAGGCCGGCAAGGAGTTCGCCGAAGCATTCCCGGACCGCGCGGCCCAGCTCAACCTGGACAAACCGGGTGCGCAAGACCCCTATGTGGAGCGTCTGTTCGAGGGCTTCGCGTTCCTGATGGGCCGCCTGCGGGAAAAACTCGACGACGACTTGCCGGAGCTGACCGAAGGGTTGGTCAGCCTGTTGTGGCCGCATTATTTGCGCACCATTCCGTCGCTGTCAGTCGTTGAATTGGTGCCCGAGCTGGCGCACATGAAACGCAGCGAAACGGTCGGCAAGGGGTTTGAGGTGCTGTCCCAACCCATCGGCCCGCAACGCACGCGTTGTTGCTACACCACCACCCAGGACCTGACATTACAGCCGCTGGCCCTGGAATCAGTGCGTCTGGCCCATGAGCCGGATGGTCGCTCGCTGCTGCGCTTGCGGTTTACCTGCGGCGCGTTGACGGATTGGAGTGAGATCGACCTCAGCCGCCTGCCGCTGTACCTCAATGCAGACGCGCCGCTGGCCAGCGCCCTGCATCAGGCACTGACGCTGAACACTCAGGCGCTGTATGTGCGTTTGGCGGGCAAGCAGGAGCGCCAGGTATTGGAGGGCCATTTCGCGGCCAAGGGGTTTGCCGATGAGGATCGCCTGTGGCCCAAGGGCGACAGCGCCTTCAGCGGTTATCAGTTGTTGCTTGAGTACTTCACCTTTCGCGAGAAGTTCATGTTCGTGACCCTGTGTGGTCTGGAGCAACTGAACCTCACCGCCGCTATACCCTGGTTCGAGCTGGACGTGGTGCTGCGAGAGGCCTGGCCCCATGAGTTCAGTGTGAGCAGCGAACATATTCGGCTGCACGCGGTGCCGGTGATCAACCTGTTCCCGCTGGAGGCCGACCCGATGACCCTTGCGCCCTTGGAAACCGACTACCTGCTGCGGCCGATGCGCTTGCAGGACGGTCATACCGAGATCTACTCCGTCGACCAGGTCACCTCGGCAAACAACGCTGTGCGTCACGACTACGTGCCGTTCAGCAGCTTTCGCCACAAGGGCGGGATGCTGCGCGACGATGCCCCCGAGCGGTATTTCCATACCCGTTTGAAACGCTCGGCCAACGGCTTGCATGACACCTGGCTGATCCTCGGCGGCGACGGTTTTGACAAGGATTTGCTGCAGGGCAGCGACAGCCTGTCGCTACGCCTGACCGGCACCAACGGTCAGCTCCCGCGTAAAGCCCTGCAAAGCACCTTGCTCGACACAGTAGCGAGCTCCACCCAAGCCAGCCTACGCGTGCGCAACCTGTGTGCACCAACCCAACCCTGCTACCCCCCCAACCGCGACCGTTTCCACTGGCGCGTACTCAGCCACCTCGGCTCCAACTTCCTACCCATGCTCGACAACGCCGAGGTCCTGCGCGGCACCCTGGCGCTGTACGACTGGACCGGCAGTGAACTCAATCGCCGGCGCCTGGCCGCGATTGCCGAGGTACGTCATCACCTGGTGCAGCGGTTCGAGAAAGGCTTTCTGCTGCGTGGCGTCGATATCGAAATCACCCTGGATGCCAATGGCTTTTCGGGGGAGGGCGACATCAGCCTGTTCGGCGAGATGCTCAACCGCTTTTTCGCCCTGTATGCCGATATTCATCTGTACACCCAGCTCACGCTGATCCTGCAACCTACTGGAAAGTGCCTGCGATGGAACGAGAACCACAGTCAGCGTATTCCCGGCTGA
- the tssG gene encoding type VI secretion system baseplate subunit TssG, translating to MEREPQSAYSRLKTGGLLEALKGQVAEANLYRFCQLLEQASPDHPPLGSTAHPADDAVRFRPDPGMGFPAGELKAIETDERHPERPATVRTRLLGLYGVDSPMPTVFLDDIAQRREGHEALEAFLDIFNHRIFTQFYRIWRKYSYPATFEAGGTDATSQCLLGLIGLGIPGTARHIATPVSRFLALLSVMRLPTRNAEGITALVTLLAPNTQALVTAHWPQKIALTQPASLCTRYPVSLSQGTPLGRVGHDANSQLRLTLLTTDPQEASGWLPGGQLHRDLLVLLRVYLGWRCTAKLQLSLPVRSLPVPVLGEASIRLGMTGVLGLGEATQHDTLTINLGRYQGLSINSLNRETQHVAYLY from the coding sequence ATGGAACGAGAACCACAGTCAGCGTATTCCCGGCTGAAAACCGGCGGTTTGCTGGAGGCGTTAAAGGGGCAGGTGGCCGAGGCCAACCTGTACCGTTTTTGCCAGTTGCTGGAACAGGCCTCGCCGGATCACCCGCCCTTGGGCAGCACCGCGCACCCCGCCGATGACGCGGTGCGCTTCCGGCCCGATCCGGGCATGGGCTTTCCAGCAGGTGAGTTGAAGGCGATTGAAACCGATGAACGTCACCCGGAACGCCCGGCGACGGTACGCACCCGTTTGCTCGGCTTGTACGGCGTCGACTCGCCGATGCCCACGGTATTTCTGGATGACATCGCGCAACGTCGCGAAGGCCATGAAGCGCTGGAAGCCTTCCTGGATATTTTCAACCATCGGATCTTCACCCAGTTCTACCGGATCTGGCGCAAATACTCCTACCCAGCGACGTTCGAAGCAGGCGGCACCGATGCCACCTCGCAATGCCTGTTGGGCCTGATCGGCCTGGGCATTCCCGGCACTGCGCGACACATCGCCACGCCGGTCTCGCGTTTTCTGGCCTTGCTCAGTGTGATGCGCTTGCCCACGCGTAATGCAGAAGGCATCACCGCGCTGGTGACCTTATTGGCGCCCAATACCCAGGCGCTGGTGACTGCGCATTGGCCGCAGAAGATCGCGCTGACGCAGCCAGCGAGCCTGTGCACGCGATACCCGGTGAGCTTGTCCCAAGGCACACCGCTGGGCCGTGTCGGGCACGACGCCAACAGTCAGCTACGCCTGACGCTGCTGACCACAGATCCACAAGAAGCCAGCGGCTGGTTACCGGGCGGCCAGTTGCACCGCGATTTGCTCGTGCTGCTGCGGGTCTACCTGGGGTGGCGCTGCACGGCAAAACTGCAGTTGTCACTGCCGGTGCGCAGCTTGCCGGTGCCGGTGCTGGGAGAGGCTTCCATTCGGCTCGGCATGACCGGCGTGCTGGGTTTGGGCGAGGCGACGCAGCACGACACCCTCACGATCAACCTGGGCCGCTACCAAGGCCTGTCGATTAATTCCCTCAACAGAGAGACACAGCATGTTGCGTACCTTTATTAG
- the tssJ gene encoding type VI secretion system lipoprotein TssJ — translation MLRTFISLVMLAALSGCGLVQTVADGTTSTAKAIFYKQVKTLHLDFSARTALNTDTQNMNDLSVATLLRVYQLRDSKALEQASYDALLADDDHLLASALLDKRAVVVRPEEGAQLNVPLDKDAQLVTVVALFRSPDTQLHTWRLTLTRDDLDPDRARLIEVGGNRLTLRALAKD, via the coding sequence ATGTTGCGTACCTTTATTAGTCTCGTGATGCTCGCCGCGCTTAGCGGTTGCGGGTTGGTCCAGACCGTCGCGGATGGCACCACATCCACCGCCAAGGCAATCTTCTACAAACAGGTGAAAACCCTGCACCTGGACTTCAGCGCGCGCACCGCGCTGAACACCGATACCCAAAACATGAACGACTTATCCGTGGCCACCCTGTTGCGGGTCTACCAACTGCGCGACAGCAAGGCGCTAGAGCAGGCGAGCTACGACGCCTTGCTGGCGGATGACGACCACCTGTTGGCCAGCGCGTTGCTGGACAAACGCGCGGTGGTGGTGAGACCCGAAGAGGGCGCGCAGTTGAATGTACCGCTGGACAAGGACGCGCAGTTAGTCACCGTGGTGGCCTTGTTCCGCAGCCCCGACACCCAATTGCACACCTGGCGCCTGACGCTGACGCGCGATGACCTCGACCCCGACCGGGCGCGGCTCATCGAGGTGGGGGGCAACCGCCTGACCCTGCGGGCCCTCGCCAAGGATTGA
- the tssE gene encoding type VI secretion system baseplate subunit TssE — protein MTEDTASLYERLLQNFDGELDLHQVSEADQHTLSVLDNLQRILNSRAGALSHLPDYGLPDMGRIMQGLPATAHDLIGTMTTTVLKYEPRLATVAIELLPQTLPGHLEYALDLQLKDGHQVTFGSTLTPDGKVLVRHLKRQQYLSKP, from the coding sequence ATGACCGAAGACACCGCCTCGCTCTACGAAAGGCTGCTACAGAATTTCGACGGTGAACTGGACCTGCATCAAGTCAGCGAAGCAGACCAACACACCCTGTCTGTGCTGGACAACCTGCAACGCATCCTCAACAGCCGCGCCGGTGCACTCAGCCATCTGCCGGATTACGGGCTGCCGGACATGGGGCGGATTATGCAAGGGCTGCCAGCCACGGCCCATGACTTGATCGGCACCATGACCACCACCGTGCTCAAGTACGAACCACGCCTGGCGACGGTCGCCATCGAACTGCTGCCCCAGACCCTGCCGGGCCATTTGGAATATGCCTTGGACCTGCAGCTGAAGGATGGGCACCAGGTGACCTTCGGCAGCACCTTGACGCCCGACGGCAAGGTGTTGGTGCGCCATTTGAAACGACAGCAGTACCTGTCGAAGCCTTGA
- a CDS encoding OmpA family protein, with the protein MTALFEMRIRVGGDPRGFREFTVLREELGKLNHPACPDVEWAKVEQLCLELFEQNGAELYSACFYTLARGQRHGVEGITQGVVLLEALSSEWARLWPLMETARLDLLGWLFDQLQLLLRSLVMATHRGPALVQLEVELNRLHARLLPHLPAPLLALEALRNQLGNWVQRQEPQPAAAERMLAPIRMMTPTPVVILPPPDVELRGWSLAAWLSAGVLIVALAVVFGWQTWLSTIDHPPLAPIRLDSLSLFDAGSATLKPDSTKVLINALTGIKAQPGWLIVIAGHTDVTGAVEQNLALSHARASAVRDWMQRMGDIADSCFAVQGFAANQPIASNETEAGRTANRRVDIQLVPQVGACEQPARVGGSRQPS; encoded by the coding sequence ATGACAGCGTTGTTTGAGATGCGTATTCGAGTCGGCGGCGATCCGCGCGGCTTCAGAGAATTTACCGTGTTGCGCGAGGAATTGGGCAAGCTGAATCACCCGGCCTGCCCGGATGTGGAATGGGCTAAGGTCGAGCAGTTGTGCCTGGAGCTTTTCGAGCAAAATGGTGCAGAACTGTATTCCGCGTGCTTTTACACCCTGGCACGTGGCCAACGCCACGGGGTGGAGGGCATTACACAAGGCGTGGTGTTGCTGGAAGCGCTGAGCAGCGAATGGGCTCGGCTGTGGCCTCTGATGGAAACTGCGCGGCTGGACCTGTTGGGATGGTTGTTCGACCAGCTGCAATTGCTGCTGCGTAGCTTAGTGATGGCAACACATCGTGGGCCTGCGCTGGTTCAGTTGGAGGTCGAGTTGAACCGTTTACACGCGCGTCTGCTGCCTCATTTACCCGCGCCGCTGCTGGCACTTGAGGCTCTGCGAAATCAGCTTGGCAACTGGGTCCAGCGCCAGGAGCCGCAGCCCGCAGCGGCCGAGAGGATGCTTGCGCCCATCAGGATGATGACGCCAACCCCCGTGGTCATTCTGCCGCCGCCCGACGTGGAACTGCGTGGGTGGAGCCTGGCTGCGTGGCTGTCAGCCGGCGTTTTGATCGTTGCATTAGCGGTTGTGTTTGGATGGCAAACATGGCTTTCGACCATAGACCACCCACCGCTCGCGCCGATACGTTTGGACAGCTTGTCGCTGTTCGATGCAGGCAGCGCAACCTTGAAACCGGACTCCACCAAAGTGCTGATCAATGCCCTGACCGGCATCAAGGCCCAGCCCGGCTGGCTGATCGTGATCGCCGGGCATACCGATGTAACCGGGGCAGTGGAGCAAAACCTGGCCCTGTCCCACGCCCGAGCGTCCGCCGTGCGCGACTGGATGCAACGCATGGGTGACATCGCCGACAGCTGCTTTGCGGTACAGGGTTTCGCCGCCAATCAGCCGATTGCCAGCAACGAGACTGAGGCGGGGCGTACCGCCAACCGGCGCGTCGACATCCAACTGGTGCCACAGGTGGGGGCCTGTGAGCAGCCCGCACGTGTGGGGGGAAGCCGTCAACCCTCATGA
- a CDS encoding type II secretion system protein GspJ, whose translation MNRSQQGFTLIEVMVAIMLMALVSVIAWRGLDSVTRADQHLQASTEQTEVLLRALNQMQRDISLRASVELNAQDDNAKPQGLAAVTVRSSDSKGFRLDVIRSAAVAGDGLQRVRWWVKGDNLYRAAAPARDRFPLPAAKDGVIVLAGVSDLQVRVWEADKGWRQLSGNRREDPLGLEISLVRETPQGVERYRQVVGPLR comes from the coding sequence ATGAATCGATCCCAGCAAGGCTTTACCCTGATCGAAGTGATGGTGGCGATCATGCTGATGGCATTGGTCAGCGTCATCGCCTGGCGCGGCCTCGACAGCGTCACCCGCGCCGATCAGCACCTGCAGGCGAGCACCGAACAGACCGAAGTGTTGCTGCGCGCACTGAACCAGATGCAGCGCGATATCAGCTTGCGCGCCAGCGTCGAACTGAACGCACAAGACGATAACGCCAAGCCGCAGGGATTAGCCGCGGTGACGGTGCGCAGTTCCGACAGCAAGGGCTTCCGGCTGGATGTGATCCGCAGCGCAGCGGTCGCGGGGGATGGCCTGCAACGGGTGCGCTGGTGGGTAAAGGGCGACAACCTGTACCGCGCTGCAGCACCGGCGCGGGACCGATTCCCGCTGCCGGCGGCGAAGGACGGGGTGATCGTGTTGGCCGGGGTCAGCGATTTGCAGGTGCGGGTGTGGGAGGCGGATAAGGGCTGGCGACAGTTGAGTGGCAACCGCCGCGAGGACCCCTTGGGGCTGGAAATCAGCCTGGTAAGGGAGACGCCGCAGGGAGTGGAGCGCTATCGCCAGGTGGTGGGGCCGTTGAGGTAA